The genomic segment TTCCAGGGCATCTTCCGCTAATTCCGCCACTAATAGTCTTTCTATATGCTCCATTAGTGCAACAAAGTTATATATTCGATCATAAATCGATGATGTCGTATTGACCGTTTCATAAAGTTTTGTGGCTCGGAAAAGTATATCATAACGATTAATTGCAAATCGATTATCATTACCCAATTTATTAACTTCATTGATTTGTTGTTTGATTGAAGTGACCGAATTTTTGGACAGATTCAGTAGTTTGAGGGATTCTTCGACTTCGCCATAGTATTTGTCTGATTCTTTATTCAATTGGTATTCTACAACggatttttcttttagcaACTGTTCCTTAATATCTCGTACCCTTTCAAGTGATAGATCTCCCTTTATTAAATCACAAACTTGCTGCAAGGGATCTGAAGACATCTTAGTAACTAGATACTTGATAATATCTCTGCTCTCGGCCCAATTTTACTTCTTTTCCTGCTTCCCTACGGGTGTTCTTAAGGTGCACTAGTTGCTAGAGTTTACAGtatgttttcttattttccGATCCCCAAAGCTCGGCaagattaagaaaaaaaggctAGCTGTACATAAGATTAATAACATCGTATTAATGAATCTATCACTTCCAGGCCCATTCTATGTATAGTATGTAAATATGTATTTAGATTATGATACGCCTGGTTCAGGCTTTTGCCACATTCCGTTCGGCCACTGTAAAACTCCTGCATTCGTATAGTCACCTCTATTCGTTGGAGACCGTACAGAGGCACGAGCCACTCTTAAATACAAGTCTATTGTCCCGTTAGAGGCATCAAGAGCATCGTCCATCATTTGAGCAAGTGCTGGATTCTCCATCCGAAGAACATCGATACTCACAGTCTCATTCTTGCCTACGTACACTTCCACATCGTTCAAAAGTAATGAAAAACCGTCGATGTTTCCTATTTGATCAATTACTGGATCAGTTGCATTTAGATGCCACGACAGAGAATGGTTTTGATCGTCGTTAAAATCCAGTATAGGTGGCTTCAAAGAAGCACCTGCTTCTCCTCTTAACAAGGCCGTATCTGTCTCAACTATGCTTGCAAAATCCCATCTTGCTACACCAGACAGAATTAACCCGACTAAAATTCCTTGGAACAGATATGCAGATGATCCTCTCGTGGCACAGCCTGGAACCAGTATAGAACCTAAGATGTAGTGATGTATCCTCAAGTTCAGTCCCGGCAAAGATCCCAAAGCTATTAATCCGCCAATGAAACAAatgtatattttaaaatACTTTTTGAATCTTCCTGATTTCCAGAGTGAATAAGCCTGTATAACTGCGCATGTAAGAATAGTGGCTGCAATAGATCCCACAGCAGTCAGTGCTCCAGCCTGCTCTTTCAAATCCGTCGTCGTAAGTCTATCAACAGGTAATCGGTCAAATGTGACATTATTTGAGATTCCCAACCAAAATGTGGGGTACCAAAGTATTACTTTTGCTATGGGCGATCCATTTTCTAGTGTTCTTTTCACCGCACTCTTCCAAACGACGTATAAAACAAAGCATAAAGGTAAAAGTCTTTGAAATCCCACACTGAAAAGCTCATACACGCTAGCTGGGTCATGTGCATCCGTTAGTAATGGAGGGTCTAGAGATAATACAAGAGTCCAATAGCCCACTATCGTGTTTATCCAGTACCCGTAAATACTGTCatacaaataaaatattggCAGTCCAAAAAGCATATTCAATGCGACCACAGCTGCTCGAGGATCATAACAGCCCGACAGGATACCGCCTTGTATATCTCTGAATGAATATGAACCGggaaaaaatgaattgaATGCTACTGAAAACCCAGTGTTATacattcctttttttgatggaaaagaattttGGGCCCCTTGCATAGAAACTTTGGTACAGCCACCGTAAAATGGTGAGATAACACCTGCATGTACTGCAGAGGCGCATGGAAACGAGTCACTTCTATAAGGGTAGGACACGACCATCGGGTCTTCTTCGCTAAACAGGGCACCTCCGCCAATTTCATACCCTGTATATTTGACTCTCCTATTCCCTACGGCAATGGCGGAGTATGTCCATCCACCTCTATCACACAGTGCTGGACATCTGATCATGTATTCTTTATTATCAAGTGGACCGCAGTTTTTAGCATTTAAACCACATTCGTTATTGGTACCCTCCCAGTTCAAGTAGGAATTGCAACTTAAAGACAATATAGGAATCTTTTCTGAGCCATCATTTGGATGGAAGTATGGCGGCTTGATAAGATAGGGGTATATgagagaataaaaaatgcGCATCCAAAAGCAGCAGTACACAATCAGTAGCAACAGTCGTATCAACTTACTTGGTATTTTAGTTTTGAATGTAGTCTGCGGAAAATCATCTATCTTCTTCAGCCATCCCCAACGTTTAGGAAAGCTAGGCGGTTCGTCACTTGGCTCAACAGGGCCATTCCAAACTCTTTCAATAAACTTTTGTATAGGatgtttcctttttaatAGTAACCATTTTGACTTACTGTTTTCTCTCCCTTCTTCATCAAGCATACTTTCCATGTCTGTATTGGAAAAGTTCTGCAGTTGTATAGACTCAGTCACACGGTGCTGTCCATCGCAATCACTTGAAACGCCAGGGTCTGTGGCTTCCCACGTTGTGTTAGcattatcatcaaaatGCACACCCATTCAATTCAATGCTAAATGGTCTATCTCTCACAAGTCTAATACTGGTTGAATTGTGCCTTAgttatttatataattgAATGTATTTTGCGATTTTACACTCTTTACGGTATTTAGCTGTTTTCTTCTACACCCCAgagtaatttttttgcgACGGTAAATCTGGAAAATAATCATAGAATACAATGAGAAAGAatgtaaaagaaataattttaTTAGCGTACATGATTGTGTATATGTTTTGtttaaaaaagtttatttaaaaaaggTCTTAATACATACTAACGAAAAGAAACCGCTCCAAGTTAGATAAGGAAAGGGAAAAATGCCACCAGAAAGAATCAACCGGAACATGACTCACAAGCTTCTGGAGTAGGAGCAGTACAAGCAATCACCTTTTCATTGTAAATGTCACATTTCTTCTCGTCGGaatcttcttttattgtttCCGTTGGAACTGCTGGGGCAACACTATCTTCCAATTTCACATTTGACATGGCACTCGACACCGATGATTGTTCGGATGGAACTGGAGATGCATCCTTCTCATTATCTGAGCTTTCGGTAAGCGCAGATGCCGCCTTTTGTTCAGAGAATTTTGTACCCTTTGGAACATAAACTGGACGATCCAATTCTGAGACGGAAGCAATATGTGTAGCGGCTTGATCGGCAACCTCTTGATCAATGGTAAATTGAATAGCAGCGGAGGCGGCTTGCGTTCTTAAGTAGTACATACCAGTTTTTAAACCCTTCTTCCAACCGTAGAAATGCATACTAGTAATCTTACCCATTGATGGTGCTTGCAAGAAAAGATTCAAGGAATGAGACTGATCGATGTAGATGGCACGATCAGCAGCCATATTGATAATGGTCTTTTGAGAGATTTCCCAGACGGTTTTGTATAATTCCTTCAATTCTTGTGGCACATTTGGTAAGCCTTGAATAGAACCATTTTGTGTAATTAGATATTGTTTCATACTATCATCCCAAATACCCAGGTCGACTAAATCACGTAGTAAATATGGATTAACAACTTGGAATTCACCAGACAGGACACGACGAGAGTACATGTTTGAGGTCACTGGTTCGAAGCATTCATTATAACCAAGAATTTGGGAAGTTGAGGCGGTTGGCATTGGTGCCATAGTCAAAGAGTTTCTTAACCCATGTTTAACAATGTCCTTTCTTAAGGTTTCCCAATCCCACATGCCAAATGGTTTAGCGTTCCACATATCGAATTGTAAAATACCCTTAGAAGCTGGAGAACCTTCAAAAGTAGAATATTTACCTTCTTTTTGGGCCAATTCACAGGAGGCTTCAAGAGTAGCATGGTAAATAGTTTCGAAGATTTGTTTGTTTAGAGTTTGAGCTTCTTCCGATTCAAAGGGTAGACGCAACATCATATAAGTATCGGCCAAACCCTGGACACCAAGAGCAATAGGTCTATGCTTCATATTTGAATTTCTAGCCTCGGGAACTGGATAGTAATTACGGTCGATAACTCTGTTCAAGTTGTGAGTAATGACTTTAGCAATCTCGTGTAATCTCTCGAAATTATAGCTTGCAGTTTTACCATCTTCTGAAACCTCAACGAATGCTGGTAGGGCAATAGAAGCTAAATTACAAACTGCAGTTTCATCCGGGGAGGAATATTCGACGATTTCACAACATAAATTAGATGATTTGATAGTACCTAAGTTCTGTTGGTTTGTCTTCCTGTTACATGCGTCCTTATAAACCATGAAAGGTGTACCTGTTTCTGTCTGTGCTTGCAAAATGGCATACCACAACTTTTGGGCTTTAATTGTTTTACCACGACCTTCTCTTTCGTAACGAGTATAtagttcttcaaattcatcaCCCCACACATCATCTAAACCTGGGGCAGCACTGGGCGAAAACAAAGTCCAAGGCCCATCCTCTTGAACACGTTTCATGAAAAGATCAGGGATCCATAGAGCAGGGAACAAATCTCTTGCACGAATTTCTTCCTTACCATGTGTTTTTCTGATATCGACAAAGTCGAAGATATCTGCATGCCATGGCTCCAAGAAAAGGGCGAAAGCACCAGGTCTCTTGTTACCACCCTGGTCCACATAACGGGCAGTATTATTGAAAACACGAATCATAGGAATCAACCCGTTTGAAGTACCGTTGGTACCAGCGATATAAGAACCTGTGGAACGGATGTTGTTGATATGAAGACCAACACCACCTGCAGTTTTGGAAATCATAGCACattctttcaaagtatcATAAATACCTTCGATAGAGTCATCCTTCATGGCAATTAAGAAACATGAAGACATTTGAGGATGTGGCGTACCAGCGTTGAATAAAGTTGGGGAAGCGTGAGTGAAGTATCTTAACGACATCAAATTATAAGTCTTCAGCACAGATTCGATATCGCTACCATGGATACCTAGCGCCACACGCATTACCAAATGCTGAGGACGTTCTGCCACTTCACCGTTCAGTCTTAGCAAGTACGAACGCTCCAGTGTCTTGAATCCGAAATACGTATACTGGAAATCCCTATCGTACACGATGGCCGAGTTCAAAGTATCTTTGTTTTCCATGACAATGTTGTAAATTTCGTCCGAAATCATAGGAGCATGCTTTCCAGTAGCTGGGTTAATCCAGTCGTGTAAATCCTCAATAACTTTGGAGAATTGCTTTGTGGTTTGCTTATGTAAGTTAGAGATGGCGATTCTAGCGGCTAGAGTGGCATAATCAGGGTGCACAGTGGTCATGTATGCACATGTTTCAGCTGCAAGATTGTCCAGCTCAACGGTAGTAACACCGGAGTACACACCAGAAATAATACGTTGGGTTACCTTAACAGCATCAATACGGTTTGGGTCTAAACCGTATGACAAACGGGTGATACGGGAGGTAATTTTATCGAATTGAACGGGCTCTTTGCGGCCGTCTCTTTTAATAACGTACATTTGTGTGGGAGTATTTGATTTATTGCTGCTGCTATTCTTGCTTGTCATATTTATTTCAACTTGGATATGAGATGAGAGAAAGGCAAGGAAGAAGGCAAAAGAAGGCAAAATAGCAGTGCGTTTATATACGTTTTGCAGCAGAACACGAAACAATATAAAGAACGCTGACACGAAAAACGAAACGCGTCAGCATCTCACAATACAGTATTACGATTTAACAATAGactattgtttttttcccaTCTTGTCGTTTGGTCCTCGCCATGGCAACCGGGTTTTTGCCCCTTTGAGCAGCGCCTAGGTGTCGTTGCTGCGACAACcacgaaaaaaaaaaaaaaaaaaaaacaaaagaacaaCGGCACGCAATGTTGCTGTGACAACCGTAGGCAGATAACTTGGCTTTTTTTACTACTTTAGGAAAATTAGCAGCCAAGAACGAGGGCTTGCTCTGCTACCTAGTTCAAACTGAAACAAGCCttcactttcttttcttttctttttttttttatctaaCAACTGAAGATTAAATGATAAATGTTTACGCGTGCGTGCGATTCATTCTTATGTATGTACGTATGTGCTGATTTTTTATGTGCTTGTTACCTTCTCTTGTTTCTTAAGAAGAAACTAGCCACGGCCACAGCGCCGGCTAGTACGCCTCCAGCGACGACAACACCCTTGAGTGTTTCCTTCTGGATCTTATCCTCTACCATACTCTTCAAAGCGCCCACCTGCTTGTTATTACGCTCATGCTCAAATAAAGTGTCTACATATCTCTTCGCCATAGAGTATTCACCGAGTTTGTAGCAACCTATGGTCAGATAATATAGGCATTCTCGTCTACGGGACTCGGCCTCTTTGTAAATGTCTGTGAGGATTTTCACACCAAGCCTTTCGTCATTCACGTCAGTGGATTTGATCAGCCCCCATGCGTAGTTAAACCTTGACTGTATGGTAGCGGTGGGCCCCCCCTCGGAGACGACTTGCTGGCGCAGAATCTCCAGCTGCTGCGGATAGAGTGGTTCGTATGCGTCCTTAAGAGTTGGCCAAAAATCTACTTTGGTCATACTTATGTTGTATGGCTGTGCTCTGATCTGTGCTTCTATGTGCCGTTTTTACGCAAGGTATATGATAACTTCTGTGCAGAATAGTGGCAATGGCAGCTTTGCTTTGAAAGGGGTCCAGCCTAGCCCGCTTGCGGTGTTCCGGCATAAATGCGCAAAAAGATTGGTTCATGAAaagaagtgaaaaaaaatcgatgaGCTCAGCTCTTAAGAACGGTATTATGGAACGAACTCAACCCGAAAAGGTAGTACAGATGCAGGGCACGGCAGATTTGAGCACTTCGAAACTTGGTACGAAAAAATACTGGGATGAACTGTATGCCCTGGAGCTGGAGAATTTCAGGCGGAATCCGCAGGATACCGGGGACTGTTGGTTTAGCGATAGCGATGCTGAACAAAAGATGATTGATTTTCTGGTAGATAACATTGGTGCGTACAGAATTTCTGAGAATGCTTCTGTTGTAGACCTCGGTACAGGTAATGGACACATGTTATTTGAACTGCATCAAACGGAATTCCAAGGGAAACTGGTCGGGATAGACTATTCTGAGGAAAGCGTCAAACTCGCTAGTAATATAGCCGAGGCCACCGGTGTTGACAATTTCATCAGTTTCCAGCAAGCAGACATCTTTAGTGGTGACTGGAAGCCGGGAAAGTATGACATTGTGTTGGATAAAGGGACCCTAGATGCCATTTCATTGAGTGGCATGAAGATCAACGGTAAACTTGATGTAGTCGATGTATACGCCGGAGTAGTGGAaaggattttgaaaaaagacggtattttcttgatcaCTTCTTGTAATTTCACACAAGATGAACTAGTAAAGATCATAGAGACtgataatttgaaaatgtggaaaacaataaaatacCCTGTTTTCCAATTTGGCGGGGTCCAGGGTGCGACCATATGTAGTGTAGCATTTGTTAAACAAAACTGATTTGTTTTTATctttgatttatttttaacgTTATTTCTCTTTACTTATTTAGGAACGGATTTAACTATAATGTTATACAATTCATCCGTGGTTTCCTTCTTACCAGTCTTTATGGCGTACTGTGCAGGATCACCGTTATCATCTACTGCTAGTAATCTTATGAATTTTTCGCTTTGCAAAGAACCTGTAAATCCTTTTTGCACAGTGAACCCCTTGACCAGTTGGATGTTTAAAATGACTTTTAAGATACCACGAGACCTCATAACAATACGCGTCTTCTCGACGTCGTCCTTacttttattgattttgatgataCCAACACCTCTTTCCTTCCAGCCTTCTTTTATGTTGGAAAGTTGGTACAGCTTCGCATTGACTTGATATATGCACTCCTCAGACTCTTCACCAGACTTGACTTCCTGTTTCTGCAATTTGAGGGGTTTTGGTTTGTCTTTTGTATCTTCTGAGGCATTCGCTAGTTGTTCAGATCCACTATGGACTTTATCTTTGTCAACATCAGtagctttcttttcactttcagagttattttctgttttgtttttcagTATGTTGAAGCCGCTGCCAAATGATAAACCTGAACCAAATGCAAATGGCTTCTTTGTTTTGCTGTCAGAGGCTGGTAAACTTTCAGTACTGGTAGTTGCATCTCCATCTTTCGTGTCCTTTTTGGCAACACCAAACCCAGTTCCAAATTTAGATGCGGCACCAAACACGAATTTATCCTCCTTTTTGTCATCTTCCACAATACCAGATTCTACGGTCTTTCCGTCGTCAACCTTGATCTTCTTATGCGATGGTTCTTGGTCTTTTTTACCTTCCTCCTTTTTCTCctcatcatttttattggGTGCTTCTGATTTGTCACTCGTTTCTTCCGCTTGTTCATCCTGATCTTTTTCCCTCGGTCTCTTAGGAGTTCCATCTAGTTTATCGATAGGATTTTCAACTGCAGTTTGTTTCACCTCAGAATTTTCCCTGGCTGCATTGCCACCATTGGTCTCACTCATGCTCTCAAAGTTTATGCGTACTTGTTTTGTGCAAATTGATTTGTTGACATTTTGGTTTGAGTAGCAACTGAGCTTTTTAAAATCCAGGCATTTATATCTTCAACCTCGCCAAACAatgtcaatttttttaaaaaaaaactcaaTACCTACATCACCGCGAAATGCCTGAAGTAAAAGCATATAACAAACGCGACCCTTAAAAttacgtatatatatgtatatttctttataCTAAGTTTTACTGGGCAGAGTATCATACAGTTCTTCTATCCGATATATAATGAACGATAGGTGTGACACCACTGACTTGAGTAATTCTTTCCAGCCACGCAAGCAAGACACCCCCTTGTTTCTGGCCCTGAGGTACGGACATTCCTTTGTAGAGATACTTTACCAGCACGTCCCTCTGAGAATCactcaaatttttgattaCATTACCAATATCGGCTTGCCTGACTTGTGTCAATGCTTCAAGGACGCTCTTAAAATATTGCTCCTTTGTTGGAGCATCTGCACTGTATGGAGGATCGGTTGTGAGTAATTGAACGGCTCCCAAAGAGTCACCACTTGTGGCAAGCGAGCGCAATTGATTCATTCGAGGTTGTAATTCTTGTAATGTGACAGTAGTTTCGTATGGTGGTACCAGATCGGCAGCGGTTAGTCTGCCACTCTCTGGATCAAATGCATCGATGTCAATTCTCCTCCAATCGGCTTCCATTGCTTGATCGTTCGCGTGTGTTGTGTTGAGTCTTCTCTGGTCTCCTTTGCTATAGTATCTTGTGTTAAATGCGGGCTGTTTTTCTCTTATTTTGTTATAGGGGCAAAGTCTGagaaagggaaaaaagTATCCAAATTAACTGATGTGCGGGTAATCATAGACAACAAGTAGCAGAGTTTAAGTATTACTTATATTCAATAGTCGGGCGCTTCTTTGGGAGCTGGTTGAGACTCTCGAGTCCGTGAGTTTCTAGATTTATATACAGAAGTAACAGCAGCAGTAGGAGTGGCGGCGGAGAGCAATGGCCTGTTTCCACGGTACCTCGCGTCCAATGTGGAACTGCCGTATCTATCAGCGCTATATGCGGAGGAAGAAGTTTCCCTGCGTGGCAGCCTGGGAGCATAATTTCTTTCGGCGGGATTTGATGTACTTGCGCTTGCAAACCTTCCTGGAAGCCTGCTGTCTCTGTTGGAATAGCCTCTGCCTCCTAGGCCGCCGCCCAATCTTCTTGgcttgaaatatttaaCGGTTCTGCCTCTTTCTATGTCGACTATGCAGATTCTGTCTTTGATTTGGATACCTCTGTGTACTCCAATCTCCTTGAATGCCATTTTACTACTTATTGGgtctttgaaaactatGAAGGCGTAGCCTTTACTCTTCTGGGTTATCTTGTCCTTGACTATCCTAATTTTTTCGATCTCGCCAAACTTAACAAAATACTTTTGCAGTTCAATTTCGTCAAGATCGTATGGTAGCCTCCCAATAAATATCGTTCTGTAGGGATCTGTGTCCTTGATATGAGGGTCAACGTTAGGATTCCAATTTTGTAGTCTCCGGTCTAACAATTGAGCATTTTTGATCTTGGAAAGTTTGATGTCTTCGTATCTTTGGAGATGGTTGTTTGGAGATCCTTCAGGAAACTCCTCCATATAGTGCTTCAAAGAGGTTGATAGTAAGTTTGCAACGCCAGTGATATTTGGATTTGTTTGTCTCTTCGCATATGGGTAATCGGTTGGTCTTTTGTAAGATAAAGGTGGCCTTGGCTTGAAAAGTCTCGACACGTCGTCTGGATACTTGGATAGATTATAATTCATCAAGGTTGAGGTGCCGATTACTTTTTTAAGGTTTCCTTTCGACAGTCGATGACCGTGCTGTGTGTCATTATCTTgcagttctttttttcttcagatgCGTTAATTTCCTACGAAGGGCGCATACAATGGTGCTGATGGGATTTATGAGCAAAACAAGTAGGCGAGCAAGACATGAACGAAATTGTAATGAAGCGTACTTCCTTTTCCCTACAACCTTAAAAAGGTCTCACTGATATATCCATTCGCAATAATGACAAGATTTTTGCATGGgacttctttttttcttttgaataaGTCGCGTTATAAGGACaaaacattaaaaaaaaatatgtattGATTCACTGATTTATATATACAGAAGTAAGTACCGGGGTACCTAAATATACGCATAAAAgtctctttcttttttttttttttttttttagcttcCTACATTTCgttaataatattatatagattatatttatatttaagAAAAGTAATATCAGCATATTATGAATAGACAAAAAAGTCTAAGGTCAAGATTTATTAAATGTTAGATTATTAAGATTACAATTAACAACATTTGTTGTTACTTCATAAAATTTCGTTACTTCATAAAAGAACTACAGTCCCCCACTTCTAAATGAGTGGTTGTAGGGGTTCATATACCTCCCAtactgttggaataaaaatcaactatcatctactaactagtatttacgttactagtatattatcatatacggtgttagaagatgacgcaaatgatgagaaatagtcatctaaattagtggaagctgaaacgcaaggattgataatgtaataggatcaatgaatattaacatataaaatgatgataataatatttatagaattgtgtagaattgcagattcccttttatggattcctaaatcctcgaggagaacttctagtacattctacatacctaatattattgccttattaaaaatggaatcccaacaattatctcaaaattcaccaaCTCTTCACATACATACCTGCGGTAGCAAGATAGGTACACTTTTTCTACGTTTCACGAAGGTAGCGATAGGTACCTCACTCATTGTAGGTGCGGGGGTAGCGATGGAGGTTTCTGTACCATTACCACCACAGCCACTATACTCACGTAGTGAAGTCCCTAGCGTGGAATTGTGTGGTATCGTTGCTATCTGTCGTTCGCCACCCTCGGTATATCCAACGTGCAGGCCAATATCACTCTCTAAGAAAATCGTATCAGGATTGGTACGGACAAACTCTTCATAGCCTACGTCGAAATCAAATTCTGCTAAAGCTGTGACTGTAGTTAAACCTAAAACCGCGATTATTGCTTGAAAAACTGTGGAGAAATTCATGATGGACGGTCACGTTCAGGGTCTGAGAAAACCACTCATTCCTATGTCCCATGTGGTTGGTTGCAATTTGCTGCTATATATACGACTTGGCTGTAGAGAGATCTACGTAGGATGTGTCCACTATCAAGGGGGGTTTACCAACGTTATCTTCTATTTTAAGTGCTCAAATGAAGGTTGCATTATATCCCTGGCAGTTTTCCCGGCAATTTTGCCGGCCGCTTATAATAGTCATGGTGAAAGGATTGTTGCTTGTTGTGGTTGCAACATGACAGTTGCCTACTAACTAAATAATAATCAAAGTCAGTTTCtcaacaatggaaaacCTGTTGTGACCTTATCGAAGTAACAACATCGTATAATAATTAATCTGGAAAAAATACCATAGTTACTGCCGATACAGGTCTACGTGACTTACTGACAAACAGACTGAGTGACTACGAGTCCAGAAATTTAGTATACCATATTGTCGCTTCTTCTTATAGCCCAGCTCCAGGTCTGGATACGGTTCTGTATAACTCGTTAAGGTTTAAGTGTCcggcaatttttttgaagtttcATTTCTTCACTCGATGACCAAGCCGTGTGCCAtcttttcgttttcttttttttcaatgtgTTTAATTATCTACAAAGAGGGCACACACAATAGAGCTGATGAGAACCCATGAGCGAAACAAGTAGAAAAGCAAGACGTAAACGGAATCATGGTGGTGTGTacatttctctttttttattacaCCAAGAAAGCTTAATTGGTACGTATTGTTCGTGATAGTAGCATGAATCTAGCGTGGAATTCTTTTATTTAAGGTCGCGTTGTGACGACaaaacattaaaaaaacCACATGTGTTGATTTGTAGACTTGTATACACTCCAGTAAGAAGGTGCACACCAAAATACATGCGCATATaaattattttatataGCATGCTATATTTCGTaaattcataaaatttCGTTAATTCATAAAAACAGCTCCCCAAACTTAGATGAGTGGCTGCAAGGGTTCTGTCTTGTAATCAACATCTACCATTGCGCCATCGTGTTTACATACAACTTCGACAGACACCTTGAATTTCTTGGCGTTCAACTCCGTTTCTTCGCCATAATTCCAAACAATCCGGTCAAAGGATTCctgctttttcttatcGTGGAATTTCAATTCTGGCTTGTTGATAGCGGTTTTGATGTCCTTTAGCAGGTGCTTCTCAACATGCTGGTGTAAATGGCGAACAAACTTCTTAGAGTGCGAATTGGCAGTCTCTTTGATCTTTTCCGGATCATCATGCGCATCATGCAGGACAAAGGGTGGATAGTACTTCAGTTGGCAATGGACATGGTCGAACTCTTGATCTTCCGTCTCACCCTTTAAATatgtttcaaaatcatgCAAATCCTCAAAAACCTTTAAGGACTCACCACTTTTTGTAGTGATGGTGGACATCTTAGGACCCTTTGCTTTCTTATCCTTTTTCGTCATTCTTATTATTTAAAATACTTTGTTATATACTGTACGTTGTTTCGTTTGCACTTAATCGTGTTTCGACAGATAGGTGAATCAAGATCTACCTTTACGCGAAAGATACGAAGAATTGAGAAGGAGGTGCAAGGGAAAAGGGCAATAGAGGATTGGGACAGCCGATGCTTATATACGGACGATTGCCAACCGCCGAAAAGGTTCAAGCCAAGAACAAAAAGTAGAGAGAATACCCCAACAATAGCATTTGATGGCTAAACGGCAGTG from the Saccharomyces cerevisiae S288C chromosome IX, complete sequence genome contains:
- a CDS encoding uncharacterized protein (Uncharacterized hypothetical protein), whose protein sequence is MGVHFDDNANTTWEATDPGVSSDCDGQHRVTESIQLQNFSNTDMESMLDEEGRENSKSKWLLLKRKHPIQKFIERVWNGPVEPSDEPPSFPKRWGWLKKIDDFPQTTFKTKIPSKLIRLLLLIVYCCFWMRIFYSLIYPYLIKPPYFHPNDGSEKIPILSLSCNSYLNWEGTNNECGLNAKNCGPLDNKEYMIRCPALCDRGGWTYSAIAVGNRRVKYTGYEIGGGALFSEEDPMVVSYPYRSDSFPCASAVHAGVISPFYGGCTKVSMQGAQNSFPSKKGMYNTGFSVAFNSFFPGSYSFRDIQGGILSGCYDPRAAVVALNMLFGLPIFYLYDSIYGYWINTIVGYWTLVLSLDPPLLTDAHDPASVYELFSVGFQRLLPLCFVLYVVWKSAVKRTLENGSPIAKVILWYPTFWLGISNNVTFDRLPVDRLTTTDLKEQAGALTAVGSIAATILTCAVIQAYSLWKSGRFKKYFKIYICFIGGLIALGSLPGLNLRIHHYILGSILVPGCATRGSSAYLFQGILVGLILSGVARWDFASIVETDTALLRGEAGASLKPPILDFNDDQNHSLSWHLNATDPVIDQIGNIDGFSLLLNDVEVYVGKNETVSIDVLRMENPALAQMMDDALDASNGTIDLYLRVARASVRSPTNRGDYTNAGVLQWPNGMWQKPEPGVS
- the RNR3 gene encoding ribonucleotide-diphosphate reductase subunit RNR3 (Minor isoform of large subunit of ribonucleotide-diphosphate reductase; the RNR complex catalyzes rate-limiting step in dNTP synthesis, regulated by DNA replication and DNA damage checkpoint pathways via localization of small subunits; RNR3 has a paralog, RNR1, that arose from the whole genome duplication), yielding MYVIKRDGRKEPVQFDKITSRITRLSYGLDPNRIDAVKVTQRIISGVYSGVTTVELDNLAAETCAYMTTVHPDYATLAARIAISNLHKQTTKQFSKVIEDLHDWINPATGKHAPMISDEIYNIVMENKDTLNSAIVYDRDFQYTYFGFKTLERSYLLRLNGEVAERPQHLVMRVALGIHGSDIESVLKTYNLMSLRYFTHASPTLFNAGTPHPQMSSCFLIAMKDDSIEGIYDTLKECAMISKTAGGVGLHINNIRSTGSYIAGTNGTSNGLIPMIRVFNNTARYVDQGGNKRPGAFALFLEPWHADIFDFVDIRKTHGKEEIRARDLFPALWIPDLFMKRVQEDGPWTLFSPSAAPGLDDVWGDEFEELYTRYEREGRGKTIKAQKLWYAILQAQTETGTPFMVYKDACNRKTNQQNLGTIKSSNLCCEIVEYSSPDETAVCNLASIALPAFVEVSEDGKTASYNFERLHEIAKVITHNLNRVIDRNYYPVPEARNSNMKHRPIALGVQGLADTYMMLRLPFESEEAQTLNKQIFETIYHATLEASCELAQKEGKYSTFEGSPASKGILQFDMWNAKPFGMWDWETLRKDIVKHGLRNSLTMAPMPTASTSQILGYNECFEPVTSNMYSRRVLSGEFQVVNPYLLRDLVDLGIWDDSMKQYLITQNGSIQGLPNVPQELKELYKTVWEISQKTIINMAADRAIYIDQSHSLNLFLQAPSMGKITSMHFYGWKKGLKTGMYYLRTQAASAAIQFTIDQEVADQAATHIASVSELDRPVYVPKGTKFSEQKAASALTESSDNEKDASPVPSEQSSVSSAMSNVKLEDSVAPAVPTETIKEDSDEKKCDIYNEKVIACTAPTPEACESCSG
- the FIS1 gene encoding Fis1p (Protein involved in mitochondrial fission and peroxisome abundance; may have a distinct role in tethering protein aggregates to mitochondria in order to retain them in the mother cell; required for localization of Dnm1p and Mdv1p during mitochondrial division; mediates ethanol-induced apoptosis and ethanol-induced mitochondrial fragmentation); the encoded protein is MTKVDFWPTLKDAYEPLYPQQLEILRQQVVSEGGPTATIQSRFNYAWGLIKSTDVNDERLGVKILTDIYKEAESRRRECLYYLTIGCYKLGEYSMAKRYVDTLFEHERNNKQVGALKSMVEDKIQKETLKGVVVAGGVLAGAVAVASFFLRNKRR